The Setaria viridis chromosome 2, Setaria_viridis_v4.0, whole genome shotgun sequence DNA window ATATATATCGGTGAAATTAAATTTGTGTCAAATGGGAGAAGTGAGGACCAATATCCAGAAGATGTAGAACACTTGCCGTTGCGACCATAGTGTGGCAGTCACCAAGATAGAAGTAGCAGGATCCACCGAAGTCACCCTTGATCTTGAAGTCGGCGACGTTCTGCGCCGTGTTCCCGGCCAGGAAGACGTCGAGGCCTGAGTTTGGTGTGGCCACTGGCGATGCCCTGGCGGTGAACAGCAGGTCCCCGCCATTGCCGCGGTCCCCTCTGAACACTTGCCACATGCCAGGAGCCTGACACGGAAGACACGCCGAGATCATGTCGATCATCTAGGAAGCGAAATTCAAAGGGAGTTCATGTTCATCAGGTGCAaagcttgagagttgagactcTACACCTTTCTTTGCAGGGAGAGGatgggccggcgggcggcgtcgaGGGCAGGAGCGGAAGAGCGGGACGTCGATCCGCAGCAGGACAGCGCCGGCGGGGTCGGTGACGGTGCAGCCGCCGGTGAGCTTCGTCGTCAGTCTCAGCGGCAGCACCTGCGGCGAGCAGAACTGCGAGCCCACGACCGGCGCTGGGGTCACTGCCATTGGGATCCGCCGGACGTACGTACTAGGTAGCTATAGCCTATAGTTCTTGTTCGCTAGGTGGGTCCGGGTGCGTCTTGGCGACTTGGAGTCTCTCGATCAAGATGTTGTTCTTGGGTGACACGAAGGGAACTTGAAGAAGTTGCGAAATTTGTATATAAGATTTTGGAGGATGCAATACGTTTACGACATTCTGGGGGGTGTCCTTTTCACTTTGATATTGGTGCTTGTCGATTGGCCACGACAATTTCAATTTCAAGGTTCCGGTCATATGTATAGTACATCATTGTAGGCAACCATATGTGGCTGTCGGATGGAAGAAGGGTAGAGAATCTGCATTAATTTCAACTACTCGTTCCAAATCTTGGTAATTTTAATTAGTTTTGTCCCAAatcaaacctatctaaatttgACAAGTTTGTAGAAAATTAAAAGTACCAACATCTACAACAACAAATTAGTTTCATTATCAAATTCCCCCACGAATTATGTACTTATagtgtatttatttggtattatgAAAATTGAGCAATTAACAAAGTTTGAGAGGTTTGACGTAACCAACCATTTGGAACAAAGAGAGTACATGTTAGCCTACTGAAGTAATATTTATCTTTATCAAAAAGAAATACTCCCTCCACAAAAAATATTATCACATTTAGGTTTGCCTaaagtcaaatatttttaactttttatttACGTTTAGCAAGTATATTCTATTATTATGAGACAGAGTATTTGTATAGATGGTCATTACCAGTCATAGAATACGCAGTGTTTGTCAGAAACATTGTTCTTACTCAAGTCATCTGCCCTGACCAAATAGTTTGTATAGAATGATCAAACGAAAAGCAAATACAAAATTGTCGACGGTCCTGCCAGCTAGCAAAATTTTGCATGCTACTCTCGATTGGATTACACTATTTGtattagcagcagcagcatatatAGGATGGCATGTCACATGACAGTACAAGCCTAGTTCGATCAACGGCTTGGATCGCTGTGGACCTGTTGTTATCGTCGTCTGTCTGTTTCAGCCGTGTGAATAATGTCGCTTAGCATCACAACAAGAGCCGCGATGAACATTTAGTCGACGTTCGGGAACACGGTGACGCTGAACTTCTCCTTTCCGAGCAGTACGCCTGCTGCAGAGAACTTACGGCGCACCTGCACGCAGCACC harbors:
- the LOC117844055 gene encoding protein LURP-one-related 15, with translation MAVTPAPVVGSQFCSPQVLPLRLTTKLTGGCTVTDPAGAVLLRIDVPLFRSCPRRRPPAHPLPAKKGAPGMWQVFRGDRGNGGDLLFTARASPVATPNSGLDVFLAGNTAQNVADFKIKGDFGGSCYFYLGDCHTMVATMNRMSNSLGRPFFGVNVFPHVDSALIAVLVVILHGVNT